The Apium graveolens cultivar Ventura chromosome 6, ASM990537v1, whole genome shotgun sequence genome contains a region encoding:
- the LOC141668135 gene encoding L-type lectin-domain containing receptor kinase IX.1-like, with product MAACSFNFHNLMSSKHAFIFIFLIFQTIPFAATLSFTLNNFNPNIGNISFERNATLASNTIQLTSDLAFMGRATYSQHMNLWDDTSKKLTDFTTHFSFVINSQNQTKYADGIVFFLAPVGSKIPRTATKGGSLGLTTDEQLLNSTDNPFVAVEFDVYTNPGWDPVGEHVGIDLSSMKSVTNVSWLGGKSSVLDGFKNEAWITYQSTSRNLTVIFTALSNNRKINQSLSYIVDLKDYLPQNVTFGFSAATGNQSAICSIYSWAFNTSLELHESYLVDQPQSSTNDKGKLIGIVVVGAIAFGVGVLAFAYYKRRKNREDDEDEIIFDDTMEGELERGTGPKKVLYNTLARATKNFAEEQKLGEGSFGVVYRGFLKVLNCDIAVKRLSRTSKQGLKEYASEVRIITRLRHRNLVQLLGWCHEKSDLLLVYEYMPNGSLDSHIFKGKSLLTWPIRQKIAQGLASALLYLHEEWEQCVVHRDIKPSNVMLDSNFITKLGDFGLARLVDHEKGGQTTALAGTMGYMAPECITTGKASKESDVYSFGIVALEIACGRKVIEPNFDDSQMRLLQSVWSLYGTGELLQAADPKLCGDYDEQEMERLMIVGLWCAHPDKTFRPSIRQAIHVLNLEAPLPILPPTMPVATYYAPLNMTIAPLAIAYGQNVWKHRPGETPGNYNTESSSYASIDSTAPSVLFPR from the coding sequence ATGGCTGCTTGTAGTTTTAACTTCCATAACCTTATGTCATCAAAACATGCTTTTATCTTTATATTCTTGATCTTTCAAACTATCCCATTTGCAGCTACTTTATCCTTCACCTTGAACAATTTTAATCCTAATATTGGTAACATATCGTTCGAACGAAATGCAACTTTAGCTAGCAATACAATCCAGCTCACTTCAGACCTTGCATTTATGGGCAGAGCCACATATTCCCAGCATATGAATCTTTGGGATGATACATCAAAAAAACTTACAGACTTCACAACTCACTTTTCCTTTGTAATAAACTCACAGAACCAAACAAAATATGCTGATGGGATCGTGTTCTTTTTGGCTCCAGTTGGTTCCAAGATTCCAAGAACAGCAACAAAAGGTGGCAGCCTTGGCCTTACAACTGATGAGCAACTATTGAATTCGACAGACAATCCGTTTGTTGCGGTTGAATTTGATGTGTATACAAATCCGGGTTGGGATCCTGTCGGTGAGCATGTAGGTATTGATCTCAGCTCTATGAAATCTGTTACTAATGTTAGTTGGTTGGGTGGAAAATCTAGTGTATTGGATGGGTTCAAAAATGAGGCTTGGATAACTTATCAATCTACTTCTAGAAACCTTACTGTTATCTTTACTGCTTTGAGTAATAACAGGAAAATAAATCAGAGTCTTTCATACATAGTTGACTTAAAAGACTACCTCCCACAAAATGTTACTTTTGGCTTCTCTGCTGCAACAGGAAACCAATCAGCTATATGTAGTATTTACTCATGGGCTTTCAATACAAGTCTAGAGCTACATGAAAGTTATCTGGTCGATCAACCACAAAGCTCCACTAATGATAAGGGAAAGCTAATTGGAATTGTAGTGGTGGGAGCTATAGCCTTCGGTGTTGGTGTTTTGGCCTTCGCATATTACAAAAGGAGAAAGAATAGAGAGGATGATGAAGATGAAATTATTTTTGATGATACGATGGAAGGCGAACTGGAAAGAGGTACAGGACCAAAGAAGGTTTTGTATAATACGTTGGCTCGTGCAACAAAGAACTTTGCCGAGGAGCAGAAGCTTGGAGAAGGAAGCTTTGGTGTGGTTTATAGAGGCTTCCTAAAAGTGTTGAATTGTGACATAGCTGTTAAGAGGTTATCAAGAACATCTAAGCAAGGGTTAAAGGAGTATGCATCAGAAGTAAGGATCATTACTCGATTGAGACATCGAAATTTGGTCCAGCTCCTTGGATGGTGTCATGAAAAAAGTGATCTTCTACTTGTTTACGAGTATATGCCAAATGGTAGCTTGGATTCTCATATTTTTAAAGGGAAAAGCTTGTTGACATGGCCAATAAGACAGAAAATTGCTCAAGGATTGGCCTCAGCTCTGTTATATCTACATGAAGAATGGGAACAGTGTGTTGTTCACAGGGATATCAAACCAAGCAATGTTATGTTAGATTCAAATTTCATAACAAAGCTGGGGGATTTTGGATTAGCAAGATTAGTTGATCACGAGAAAGGAGGCCAAACAACTGCTTTGGCTGGAACCATGGGCTACATGGCTCCTGAATGTATCACTACAGGTAAAGCCAGTAAAGAATCGGATGTTTACAGCTTTGGAATTGTTGCATTAGAAATAGCATGTGGGAGAAAAGTGATTGAGCCAAATTTTGATGATAGTCAAATGAGGCTGCTTCAATCGGTCTGGAGCTTATATGGAACAGGAGAACTCCTGCAAGCAGCTGATCCAAAACTATGTGGAGATTATGATGAGCAAGAAATGGAACGGTTGATGATTGTTGGCCTTTGGTGTGCACATCCAGATAAAACGTTTCGACCTTCAATTAGGCAAGCGATCCATGTCCTTAATCTTGAGGCTCCATTGCCTATTCTTCCACCAACAATGCCTGTTGCAACTTACTATGCTCCATTGAACATGACAATAGCTCCTCTGGCAATAGCATACGGTCAAAATGTTTGGAAACATAGACCAGGAGAAACTCCTGGTAATTACAATACTGAATCCTCAAGTTATGCTTCCATTGATTCTACAGCTCCTTCAGTTTTGTTTCCTAGATAA
- the LOC141664070 gene encoding L-type lectin-domain containing receptor kinase IX.1-like isoform X2 encodes MLLLPQTKSLISCLQFPDISFEKDMNDNMAAHGSNLHLVSSIYTIIHTLLIFQTIPFAASLSFTFNNFSPNIGNISFDRNATLSSNTIQLTADLASMGRATYSQPMNLWDDTSRNLTDFTTHFSFMINSQNRTKYGDGIAFFLAPVGSKIPRTATKGGSLGLTTDEQQLNSTDNPFVAVEFDVYTNPRNQSAICSIYSWGFNTSLELHESYLFDQAQSSSNDKGKLIGIVVGGAIVLSVGVLALAYYKKRKNRDEDEDEITFDDTMDGEFERGTGPKKFSYNALARATKNFAEEQKLGEGGFGVVYRGFLRVLNSDVAVKRVSRTSKQGLKEYASEVRIITRLRHRNLVQLLGWCHEKSDLLLVYEYMPNGSLDSHLFKGKSLLTWPIRQKIAQGLASALLYLHEEWEQCVVHRDIKPSNVMLDSNFITKLGDFGLARLVDHEKGGQTTALAGTMGYMAPECITTGKASKESDVYSFGIVALEIACGRKVIEPNFDDSQMRLLQSVWSLYGTGELLQAADPKLCGDYDEQEMQRLMIVGLWCAHPDKNLRPSIRQAIHVLNLEAPLPILPPTMPVATYYAPLNMTLAPLAIAYGQNVWKHRPGESSGNYNTQSSSYASIDSTAPSVLFPR; translated from the exons ATGTTGCTTCTACCACAGACAAAATCTCTAATATCTTGTCTGCAGTTTCCAGATATATCTTTCGAGAAAGATATGAACGATAATATGGCTGCTCACGGTTCTAACTTGCATCTTGTATCATCAATATACACAATCATCCACACCCTCTTGATCTTTCAAACTATCCCTTTTGCAGCTTCTCTATCCTTCACCTTCAACAATTTTAGTCCTAATATTGGTAACATATCATTTGACCGAAATGCAACTTTATCTAGCAACACAATCCAACTCACTGCAGACCTTGCATCCATGGGTAGAGCCACATATTCTCAGCCTATGAATCTTTGGGATGATACATCAAGAAATCTCACAGACTTCACAACTCACTTTTCCTTTATGATAAACTCACAAAACCGGACAAAATACGGTGATGGGATTGCGTTTTTTCTGGCTCCAGTTGGCTCCAAGATTCCAAGAACCGCAACAAAAGGTGGCAGCCTTGGCCTCACAACTGATGAGCAGCAATTGAATTCGACAGACAATCCGTTTGTTGCTGTTGAATTTGATGTTTATACGAATCCAC GAAACCAATCAGCTATATGTAGTATTTACTCGTGGGGCTTCAATACAAGTCTAGAGCTACACGAAAGTTATCTGTTCGATCAAGCACAAAGCTCCTCTAATGATAAGGGAAAGCTAATTGGAATTGTAGTGGGGGGAGCTATAGTACTCAGTGTTGGTGTTTTGGCCTTGGCTTATTATAAAAAGAGAAAGAATAGagatgaggatgaagatgaaATTACTTTTGATGATACGATGGATGGTGAATTTGAAAGAGGTACCGGACCAAAGAAGTTCTCGTATAATGCATTGGCTCGTGCAACAAAGAACTTTGCAGAGGAGCAGAAGCTTGGAGAAGGAGGCTTTGGTGTGGTCTATAGAGGCTTTTTGAGAGTGTTGAATTCTGATGTTGCCGTTAAGAGGGTATCAAGAACTTCTAAGCAAGGGTTAAAGGAGTATGCATCAGAAGTGAGGATCATTACTCGATTGAGACATCGAAATTTGGTCCAGCTCCTTGGATGGTGTCATGAAAAAAGTGATCTTCTACTTGTTTACGAGTATATGCCAAATGGTAGCTTGGATTCTCATCTTTTCAAAGGTAAAAGCTTGTTGACTTGGCCAATAAGACAGAAAATTGCTCAAGGATTGGCATCAGCTCTGTTATATCTACACGAAGAATGGGAACAGTGTGTTGTTCATAGGGATATCAAACCAAGCAATGTTATGTTAGATTCAAATTTCATAACAAAGCTGGGGGATTTTGGATTAGCAAGATTAGTTGATCACGAGAAAGGAGGCCAAACAACTGCTTTGGCTGGAACCATGGGCTACATGGCTCCTGAATGTATCACTACAGGTAAAGCCAGTAAAGAATCGGATGTTTACAGCTTTGGAATTGTTGCATTAGAAATAGCATGTGGGAGAAAAGTGATTGAGCCAAATTTTGATGATAGTCAAATGAGGCTGCTTCAATCGGTCTGGAGCTTATATGGAACAGGAGAACTTCTGCAAGCAGCTGATCCAAAACTCTGTGGAGATTATGATGAGCAAGAAATGCAGCGGTTGATGATTGTTGGCCTTTGGTGTGCACATCCAGATAAAAATCTTCGACCTTCAATTAGACAAGCGATTCATGTCCTTAATCTTGAGGCTCCATTGCCTATTCTTCCACCTACAATGCCTGTTGCAACTTACTATGCTCCATTGAACATGACATTAGCTCCTCTGGCTATAGCATACGGTCAAAATGTTTGGAAACATAGACCTGGAGAATCTTCTGGTAATTACAATACTCAATCCTCAAGTTATGCTTCCATTGATTCCACAGCTCCTTCAGTTTTGTTTCCTAGATAA
- the LOC141664070 gene encoding L-type lectin-domain containing receptor kinase IX.1-like isoform X1, with amino-acid sequence MLLLPQTKSLISCLQFPDISFEKDMNDNMAAHGSNLHLVSSIYTIIHTLLIFQTIPFAASLSFTFNNFSPNIGNISFDRNATLSSNTIQLTADLASMGRATYSQPMNLWDDTSRNLTDFTTHFSFMINSQNRTKYGDGIAFFLAPVGSKIPRTATKGGSLGLTTDEQQLNSTDNPFVAVEFDVYTNPRWDPVGEHVGIDLNSMKSVTNVSWLGGKSSVLEGLKNDAWITYRSSSKNLSVIFTALSNNRTINQSVSYIVDLRKYLPQNVTFGFSASTGNQSAICSIYSWGFNTSLELHESYLFDQAQSSSNDKGKLIGIVVGGAIVLSVGVLALAYYKKRKNRDEDEDEITFDDTMDGEFERGTGPKKFSYNALARATKNFAEEQKLGEGGFGVVYRGFLRVLNSDVAVKRVSRTSKQGLKEYASEVRIITRLRHRNLVQLLGWCHEKSDLLLVYEYMPNGSLDSHLFKGKSLLTWPIRQKIAQGLASALLYLHEEWEQCVVHRDIKPSNVMLDSNFITKLGDFGLARLVDHEKGGQTTALAGTMGYMAPECITTGKASKESDVYSFGIVALEIACGRKVIEPNFDDSQMRLLQSVWSLYGTGELLQAADPKLCGDYDEQEMQRLMIVGLWCAHPDKNLRPSIRQAIHVLNLEAPLPILPPTMPVATYYAPLNMTLAPLAIAYGQNVWKHRPGESSGNYNTQSSSYASIDSTAPSVLFPR; translated from the coding sequence ATGTTGCTTCTACCACAGACAAAATCTCTAATATCTTGTCTGCAGTTTCCAGATATATCTTTCGAGAAAGATATGAACGATAATATGGCTGCTCACGGTTCTAACTTGCATCTTGTATCATCAATATACACAATCATCCACACCCTCTTGATCTTTCAAACTATCCCTTTTGCAGCTTCTCTATCCTTCACCTTCAACAATTTTAGTCCTAATATTGGTAACATATCATTTGACCGAAATGCAACTTTATCTAGCAACACAATCCAACTCACTGCAGACCTTGCATCCATGGGTAGAGCCACATATTCTCAGCCTATGAATCTTTGGGATGATACATCAAGAAATCTCACAGACTTCACAACTCACTTTTCCTTTATGATAAACTCACAAAACCGGACAAAATACGGTGATGGGATTGCGTTTTTTCTGGCTCCAGTTGGCTCCAAGATTCCAAGAACCGCAACAAAAGGTGGCAGCCTTGGCCTCACAACTGATGAGCAGCAATTGAATTCGACAGACAATCCGTTTGTTGCTGTTGAATTTGATGTTTATACGAATCCACGTTGGGATCCTGTTGGTGAGCATGTAGGAATTGATCTCAACTCTATGAAATCTGTTACTAATGTAAGCTGGTTGGGTGGAAAATCTAGTGTATTGGAGGGGTTGAAAAATGATGCTTGGATAACTTATCGATCTAGTTCTAAAAATCTTAGTGTTATCTTTACTGCTTTGAGTAATAACAGGACTATTAATCAGAGTGTTTCGTACATAGTTGATTTAAGAAAATACTTGCCGCAAAATGTTACTTTTGGCTTTTCTGCTTCAACAGGAAACCAATCAGCTATATGTAGTATTTACTCGTGGGGCTTCAATACAAGTCTAGAGCTACACGAAAGTTATCTGTTCGATCAAGCACAAAGCTCCTCTAATGATAAGGGAAAGCTAATTGGAATTGTAGTGGGGGGAGCTATAGTACTCAGTGTTGGTGTTTTGGCCTTGGCTTATTATAAAAAGAGAAAGAATAGagatgaggatgaagatgaaATTACTTTTGATGATACGATGGATGGTGAATTTGAAAGAGGTACCGGACCAAAGAAGTTCTCGTATAATGCATTGGCTCGTGCAACAAAGAACTTTGCAGAGGAGCAGAAGCTTGGAGAAGGAGGCTTTGGTGTGGTCTATAGAGGCTTTTTGAGAGTGTTGAATTCTGATGTTGCCGTTAAGAGGGTATCAAGAACTTCTAAGCAAGGGTTAAAGGAGTATGCATCAGAAGTGAGGATCATTACTCGATTGAGACATCGAAATTTGGTCCAGCTCCTTGGATGGTGTCATGAAAAAAGTGATCTTCTACTTGTTTACGAGTATATGCCAAATGGTAGCTTGGATTCTCATCTTTTCAAAGGTAAAAGCTTGTTGACTTGGCCAATAAGACAGAAAATTGCTCAAGGATTGGCATCAGCTCTGTTATATCTACACGAAGAATGGGAACAGTGTGTTGTTCATAGGGATATCAAACCAAGCAATGTTATGTTAGATTCAAATTTCATAACAAAGCTGGGGGATTTTGGATTAGCAAGATTAGTTGATCACGAGAAAGGAGGCCAAACAACTGCTTTGGCTGGAACCATGGGCTACATGGCTCCTGAATGTATCACTACAGGTAAAGCCAGTAAAGAATCGGATGTTTACAGCTTTGGAATTGTTGCATTAGAAATAGCATGTGGGAGAAAAGTGATTGAGCCAAATTTTGATGATAGTCAAATGAGGCTGCTTCAATCGGTCTGGAGCTTATATGGAACAGGAGAACTTCTGCAAGCAGCTGATCCAAAACTCTGTGGAGATTATGATGAGCAAGAAATGCAGCGGTTGATGATTGTTGGCCTTTGGTGTGCACATCCAGATAAAAATCTTCGACCTTCAATTAGACAAGCGATTCATGTCCTTAATCTTGAGGCTCCATTGCCTATTCTTCCACCTACAATGCCTGTTGCAACTTACTATGCTCCATTGAACATGACATTAGCTCCTCTGGCTATAGCATACGGTCAAAATGTTTGGAAACATAGACCTGGAGAATCTTCTGGTAATTACAATACTCAATCCTCAAGTTATGCTTCCATTGATTCCACAGCTCCTTCAGTTTTGTTTCCTAGATAA
- the LOC141668181 gene encoding uncharacterized protein LOC141668181 isoform X3, translating into MDVAELQSLSLKLLVHKVRNEVVFAEANHDFVDVLFSFMTIPVGAVIKLIGDQSFSCMRNFCASVENFDENLLSSKTCREVLLHPRSAAEIYCRNLKLNWCETDSNEYYECTSCDRVSYYWQNGLCVCGKRLSYELRLPSPSPTLLGGFTKSTSRFMITSDLNVRPISTMKGLTLLKLLGAGEKNALEERTVDVGKDKILELLKLSLASKRPLTEAFLNLIPLKIGSCSVKIGSVINSPGNVDYSQNRVSSSTKTEETISLKLIINLVNNTVLYAEADSYFVDLLCSFLTFPIGFLFQKNDCFSFNGCMDNVYKSINNLEVELFKSPIMKETLLESKLAPGLAQLKKVISIEDTTSPTYTDLIGHYKAEKYSTNSKYCNEEPVIAKGFVKGPSSFMIMDNLAVMPLSSISGLRLIETMQIPFDKILEKEVVMGEIEAIRLFTASLVAENALTDVFLRDEIKQERTTR; encoded by the exons ATGGACGTTGCGGAATTACAAAGTTTAAGTCTGAAACTCTTGGTACACAAAGTAAGAAATGAAGTAGTTTTCGCTGAAGCAAATCATGATTTTGTTGACGTTCTCTTCAGTTTTATGACAATTCCCGTCGGAGCAGTCATTAAACTCATTGGCGATCAATCATTCAGTTGTATGAGAAATTTTTGTGCTAGTGTTGAGAATTTTGATGAGAATTTACTATCTAGCAAGACTTGCAGGGAGGTACTGCTTCATCCCCGAAGCGCAGCTGAAATCTACTGCAGAAACCTAAAACTCAATTGGTGTGAGACTGATAGTAATGAGTACTATGAGTGTACATCTTGCGACCGTGTTAGTTATTATTGGCAAAATGGTCTTTGTGTTTGTGGAAAGCGCTTGAGTTACGAGTTAAGATTACCAAGTCCAAGCCCAACACTACTAGGCGGTTTTACTAAATCAACCTCTCGTTTTATGATAACCAGTGACCTCAATGTGAGGCCCATATCTACAATGAAGGGTTTAACCCTGCTCAAATTGCTCGGAGCAGGTGAGAAGAATGCTCTTGAAGAAAGGACTGTAGATGTAGGAAAAGATAAG ATTCTGGAGTTGCTCAAGCTTTCACTGGCGTCAAAGAGACCACTTACTGAAGCCTTCTTAAATTTGATCCCTCTTAAAATTGGTAGTTGCAGTGTCAAAATAGGGTCAGTGATTAATAGTCCAGGAAAcgttgattatagccaaaatcgGGTCAGTAGCTCAACGAAGACAGAGGAAACGATTTCCTTGAAGCTTATTATCAACTTAGTCAATAATACAGTGTTATATGCGGAAGCTGATAGTTACTTTGTCGATTTACTATGTAGCTTCCTGACGTTCCCAATTGGTTTTCTTTTTCAAAAGAATGATTGCTTTTCCTTTAATGGATGCATGGATAATGTGTACAAGAGCATTAACAATCTTGAAGTTGAACTCTTTAAATCTCCAATTATGAAGGAGACTTTACTCGAGTCAAAATTGGCCCCTGGTCTTGCTCAGCTCAAGAAGGTTATTAGTATTGAAGACACTACAAGCCCTACATATACTGACCTCATTGGCCATTATAAAGCTGAGAAATATAGTACCAACTCAAAGTATTGCAATGAGGAGCCAGTAATTGCCAAAGGATTTGTTAAAGGACCATCAAGCTTTATGATAATGGACAATCTGGCAGTAATGCCTCTATCTTCAATCTCAGGCTTACGTCTTATCGAAACAATGCAGATACCTTTTGATAAAATTCTGGAGAAAGAAGTGGTCATGGGTGAAATTGAG GCGATACGTCTCTTTACAGCTTCTTTGGTTGCGGAAAATGCTCTTACTGATGTTTTCTTGCGTGATGAAATAAAGCAAGAAAGAACAACAAG ATAA
- the LOC141668181 gene encoding uncharacterized protein LOC141668181 isoform X2 produces the protein MDVAELQSLSLKLLVHKVRNEVVFAEANHDFVDVLFSFMTIPVGAVIKLIGDQSFSCMRNFCASVENFDENLLSSKTCREVLLHPRSAAEIYCRNLKLNWCETDSNEYYECTSCDRVSYYWQNGLCVCGKRLSYELRLPSPSPTLLGGFTKSTSRFMITSDLNVRPISTMKGLTLLKLLGAGEKNALEERTVDVGKDKILELLKLSLASKRPLTEAFLNLIPLKIGSCSVKIGSVINSPGNVDYSQNRVSSSTKTEETISLKLIINLVNNTVLYAEADSYFVDLLCSFLTFPIGFLFQKNDCFSFNGCMDNVYKSINNLEVELFKSPIMKETLLESKLAPGLAQLKKVISIEDTTSPTYTDLIGHYKAEKYSTNSKYCNEEPVIAKGFVKGPSSFMIMDNLAVMPLSSISGLRLIETMQIPFDKILEKEVVMGEIEAIRLFTASLVAENALTDVFLRDEIKQERTTRG, from the exons ATGGACGTTGCGGAATTACAAAGTTTAAGTCTGAAACTCTTGGTACACAAAGTAAGAAATGAAGTAGTTTTCGCTGAAGCAAATCATGATTTTGTTGACGTTCTCTTCAGTTTTATGACAATTCCCGTCGGAGCAGTCATTAAACTCATTGGCGATCAATCATTCAGTTGTATGAGAAATTTTTGTGCTAGTGTTGAGAATTTTGATGAGAATTTACTATCTAGCAAGACTTGCAGGGAGGTACTGCTTCATCCCCGAAGCGCAGCTGAAATCTACTGCAGAAACCTAAAACTCAATTGGTGTGAGACTGATAGTAATGAGTACTATGAGTGTACATCTTGCGACCGTGTTAGTTATTATTGGCAAAATGGTCTTTGTGTTTGTGGAAAGCGCTTGAGTTACGAGTTAAGATTACCAAGTCCAAGCCCAACACTACTAGGCGGTTTTACTAAATCAACCTCTCGTTTTATGATAACCAGTGACCTCAATGTGAGGCCCATATCTACAATGAAGGGTTTAACCCTGCTCAAATTGCTCGGAGCAGGTGAGAAGAATGCTCTTGAAGAAAGGACTGTAGATGTAGGAAAAGATAAG ATTCTGGAGTTGCTCAAGCTTTCACTGGCGTCAAAGAGACCACTTACTGAAGCCTTCTTAAATTTGATCCCTCTTAAAATTGGTAGTTGCAGTGTCAAAATAGGGTCAGTGATTAATAGTCCAGGAAAcgttgattatagccaaaatcgGGTCAGTAGCTCAACGAAGACAGAGGAAACGATTTCCTTGAAGCTTATTATCAACTTAGTCAATAATACAGTGTTATATGCGGAAGCTGATAGTTACTTTGTCGATTTACTATGTAGCTTCCTGACGTTCCCAATTGGTTTTCTTTTTCAAAAGAATGATTGCTTTTCCTTTAATGGATGCATGGATAATGTGTACAAGAGCATTAACAATCTTGAAGTTGAACTCTTTAAATCTCCAATTATGAAGGAGACTTTACTCGAGTCAAAATTGGCCCCTGGTCTTGCTCAGCTCAAGAAGGTTATTAGTATTGAAGACACTACAAGCCCTACATATACTGACCTCATTGGCCATTATAAAGCTGAGAAATATAGTACCAACTCAAAGTATTGCAATGAGGAGCCAGTAATTGCCAAAGGATTTGTTAAAGGACCATCAAGCTTTATGATAATGGACAATCTGGCAGTAATGCCTCTATCTTCAATCTCAGGCTTACGTCTTATCGAAACAATGCAGATACCTTTTGATAAAATTCTGGAGAAAGAAGTGGTCATGGGTGAAATTGAG GCGATACGTCTCTTTACAGCTTCTTTGGTTGCGGAAAATGCTCTTACTGATGTTTTCTTGCGTGATGAAATAAAGCAAGAAAGAACAACAAG GGGATGA
- the LOC141668181 gene encoding uncharacterized protein LOC141668181 isoform X1, giving the protein MDVAELQSLSLKLLVHKVRNEVVFAEANHDFVDVLFSFMTIPVGAVIKLIGDQSFSCMRNFCASVENFDENLLSSKTCREVLLHPRSAAEIYCRNLKLNWCETDSNEYYECTSCDRVSYYWQNGLCVCGKRLSYELRLPSPSPTLLGGFTKSTSRFMITSDLNVRPISTMKGLTLLKLLGAGEKNALEERTVDVGKDKILELLKLSLASKRPLTEAFLNLIPLKIGSCSVKIGSVINSPGNVDYSQNRVSSSTKTEETISLKLIINLVNNTVLYAEADSYFVDLLCSFLTFPIGFLFQKNDCFSFNGCMDNVYKSINNLEVELFKSPIMKETLLESKLAPGLAQLKKVISIEDTTSPTYTDLIGHYKAEKYSTNSKYCNEEPVIAKGFVKGPSSFMIMDNLAVMPLSSISGLRLIETMQIPFDKILEKEVVMGEIEAIRLFTASLVAENALTDVFLRDEIKQERTTRHQCSNIRIKIR; this is encoded by the exons ATGGACGTTGCGGAATTACAAAGTTTAAGTCTGAAACTCTTGGTACACAAAGTAAGAAATGAAGTAGTTTTCGCTGAAGCAAATCATGATTTTGTTGACGTTCTCTTCAGTTTTATGACAATTCCCGTCGGAGCAGTCATTAAACTCATTGGCGATCAATCATTCAGTTGTATGAGAAATTTTTGTGCTAGTGTTGAGAATTTTGATGAGAATTTACTATCTAGCAAGACTTGCAGGGAGGTACTGCTTCATCCCCGAAGCGCAGCTGAAATCTACTGCAGAAACCTAAAACTCAATTGGTGTGAGACTGATAGTAATGAGTACTATGAGTGTACATCTTGCGACCGTGTTAGTTATTATTGGCAAAATGGTCTTTGTGTTTGTGGAAAGCGCTTGAGTTACGAGTTAAGATTACCAAGTCCAAGCCCAACACTACTAGGCGGTTTTACTAAATCAACCTCTCGTTTTATGATAACCAGTGACCTCAATGTGAGGCCCATATCTACAATGAAGGGTTTAACCCTGCTCAAATTGCTCGGAGCAGGTGAGAAGAATGCTCTTGAAGAAAGGACTGTAGATGTAGGAAAAGATAAG ATTCTGGAGTTGCTCAAGCTTTCACTGGCGTCAAAGAGACCACTTACTGAAGCCTTCTTAAATTTGATCCCTCTTAAAATTGGTAGTTGCAGTGTCAAAATAGGGTCAGTGATTAATAGTCCAGGAAAcgttgattatagccaaaatcgGGTCAGTAGCTCAACGAAGACAGAGGAAACGATTTCCTTGAAGCTTATTATCAACTTAGTCAATAATACAGTGTTATATGCGGAAGCTGATAGTTACTTTGTCGATTTACTATGTAGCTTCCTGACGTTCCCAATTGGTTTTCTTTTTCAAAAGAATGATTGCTTTTCCTTTAATGGATGCATGGATAATGTGTACAAGAGCATTAACAATCTTGAAGTTGAACTCTTTAAATCTCCAATTATGAAGGAGACTTTACTCGAGTCAAAATTGGCCCCTGGTCTTGCTCAGCTCAAGAAGGTTATTAGTATTGAAGACACTACAAGCCCTACATATACTGACCTCATTGGCCATTATAAAGCTGAGAAATATAGTACCAACTCAAAGTATTGCAATGAGGAGCCAGTAATTGCCAAAGGATTTGTTAAAGGACCATCAAGCTTTATGATAATGGACAATCTGGCAGTAATGCCTCTATCTTCAATCTCAGGCTTACGTCTTATCGAAACAATGCAGATACCTTTTGATAAAATTCTGGAGAAAGAAGTGGTCATGGGTGAAATTGAG GCGATACGTCTCTTTACAGCTTCTTTGGTTGCGGAAAATGCTCTTACTGATGTTTTCTTGCGTGATGAAATAAAGCAAGAAAGAACAACAAG ACACCAGTGTAGTAATATTAGAATTAAAATCAGATAA